One segment of Anatilimnocola aggregata DNA contains the following:
- the mutM gene encoding bifunctional DNA-formamidopyrimidine glycosylase/DNA-(apurinic or apyrimidinic site) lyase — MPELPEVETMRRGILGIVGAKVRGAAALPSPRKPIRMEPAANELAEAIKGKKVQAIDRLGKRVVVRLSGDVSLVFEPRMTGLVLVADPPSQEHLRFRLDLTGCPIRSVYYWDRRGLGSVRLVANDKLAAELIGNKLGPDALVISPEELQQRLGSSQRAIKVALLDQKAVAGVGNLYASEILHLAGIHPAKACRNLKVEDWQEVHRRLLEVLHLAIEHEGSTLSDGTYRNALNKAGGYQNQHRVYDRAGEPCVQCSTQTIIRIVQAQRATFFCPVCQPQKRKLTINPNALVKSRKPKRS; from the coding sequence ATGCCCGAATTGCCTGAAGTCGAAACGATGCGTCGCGGGATATTGGGGATTGTCGGTGCCAAGGTCCGGGGCGCTGCTGCCCTCCCCTCCCCTCGCAAGCCGATTCGCATGGAACCGGCGGCCAACGAATTAGCTGAGGCAATAAAAGGAAAAAAGGTTCAGGCCATTGATCGATTGGGAAAGCGAGTGGTCGTCAGATTGAGCGGCGACGTGTCGCTGGTGTTCGAACCACGGATGACTGGACTGGTGCTGGTGGCTGATCCGCCGTCGCAGGAGCATCTGCGATTTCGGCTCGACTTGACCGGCTGCCCGATTCGTTCTGTCTATTACTGGGATCGTCGCGGGCTGGGGAGTGTCCGCCTCGTTGCCAATGACAAGCTGGCGGCTGAATTGATTGGCAATAAGCTGGGGCCTGATGCACTTGTCATCTCGCCCGAGGAATTGCAGCAGCGATTAGGGAGCAGCCAGCGGGCGATCAAGGTGGCGCTCCTCGATCAAAAAGCGGTCGCCGGCGTCGGCAATCTGTATGCGTCCGAAATCCTGCATCTTGCCGGCATTCATCCGGCCAAAGCGTGCCGAAATCTGAAAGTGGAGGATTGGCAAGAAGTCCATCGCCGGCTGCTTGAGGTGCTGCACTTGGCGATCGAGCACGAAGGCTCGACCCTGTCTGACGGGACCTATCGCAATGCTTTGAATAAAGCGGGCGGATACCAAAATCAGCATCGCGTCTACGACCGCGCTGGCGAACCGTGCGTTCAATGCAGCACGCAGACCATCATCCGCATCGTACAGGCCCAGCGAGCGACTTTCTTCTGCCCCGTTTGTCAGCCTCAGAAGCGAAAGCTGACGATCAATCCGAATGCACTGGTGAAATCGCGAAAGCCCAAGCGCTCGTAG